The following coding sequences are from one Panicum hallii strain FIL2 chromosome 5, PHallii_v3.1, whole genome shotgun sequence window:
- the LOC112893802 gene encoding respiratory burst oxidase homolog protein B: protein MAGTEAATDLGSSRRSQDDTATLIPHSGNLEESSRRGVKTTRFKDDDEVVEITLDVQRDSVAIEDVRAVDDGGSGHSGGFDGLSLVSPSSSRSGKLASKLRQVTNGLKLKNSSNKAQQTQLGKNMRKRLDRSKSGAAVALKGLQFVTAKVGHDGWAAVEKRFNQLQVDGVLLRSRFGKCIGMEGSDEFAVQVFDSLARKRGIVKQVLTKDELKDFWEQLSDQGFDNRLRTFFDMVDKNADGRITAEEVKEIITLSASANKLSKLKERADEYTALIMEELDPTNLGYIELEDLEALLLQSPSQAAARSTTHSSKLSKALSMKLATNKDTSQFYHYWQEFLYFLEENWKRIWVMTLWLSICIALFIWKFIQYRNRAVFDIMGYCVTTAKGAAETLKFNMALVLFPVCRNTITWIRSKTKIGAVVPFNDNINFHKVIAAGVAVGVALHAGAHLTCDFPRLLHASDAAYEPMKPFFGDKRPPNYWWFVKGTEGWTGVVMVVLMTVAFVLAQPWFRRNRLKDSNPLKKMTGFNAFWFTHHLFVIVYALLVVHGICLYLSRKWYKKTTWMYLAVPVLLYVSERILRLFRSHDAVRIQKVAVYPGNVLALYMSKPPGFRYRSGQYIFINCRAVSPYEWHPFSITSAPGDDYLSVHIRTRGDWTSRLRTVFSEACRPPTDGESGLLRADLSKGISESNARFPKLLIDGPYGAPAQDYREYDVLLLIGLGIGATPLISIVKDVLNHIQQGGSVAGTEPEGSGRTKKRPFMTKRAYFYWVTREEGSFEWFRGVMNEVAEKDKDGVIELHNHCSSVYEEGDARSALIVMLQELQHAKKGVDILSGTSVKTHFARPNWRSVFKHVAVNHENQHVGVFYCGEPVLVPQLRQLSADFTHKTNTKFEFHKENF from the exons ATGGCAGGCACTGAAGCTGCCACGGACCTGGGCAGTTCACGGAGATCACAAGATGACACAGCAACATTAATCCCACACAGTGGCAACTTGGAAGAATCAAGCAGGAGGGGCGTGAAGACAACCAGGTtcaaagatgatgatgaggTTGTGGAGATAACTCTTGATGTACAGCGTGATTCAGTGGCAATAGAAGATGTCAGAGCAGTTGATGATGGTGGCTCTGGGCATAGTGGTGGGTTTGACGGCCTGTCACTAGTGTCACCTTCCTCATCAAGGAGCGGCAAACTCGCATCAAAGCTAAGGCAGGTAACAAATGGGCTAAAGCTGAAGAACTCAAGCAATAAGGCACAACAGACACAGTTGGGAAAGAACATGAGGAAGAGATTGGACAGAAGCAAGAGTGGTGCTGCTGTGGCGTTGAAGGGCCTGCAGTTTGTAACTGCAAAAGTTGGCCATGATGGTTGGGCTGCAGTGGAGAAGCGCTTCAATCAGCTACAGGTCGATGGCGTCCTGCTACGTTCAAGATTTGGGAAATGCATTG GGATGGAAGGATCTGATGAGTTTGCAGTGCAAGTGTTCGACTCATTGGCAAGGAAGAGAGGGATAGTGAAACAGGTGCTGACTAAGGATGAGCTGAAAgatttctgggagcaactcagTGATCAGGGTTTTGACAACCGTCTCCGGACATTCTTTGACAT GGTTGACAAGAATGCTGATGGAAGGATCACAGCAGAGGAGGTTAAGGAG ATTATTACCCTTAGTGCATCAGCAAACAAACTTTCCAAGCTGAAGGAACGAGCCGATGAGTACACAGCACTCATCATGGAAGAACTTGACCCTACTAACCTCGGATACATAGAG CTTGAGGATCTGGAGGCACTTTTGCTGCAGTCACCATCTCAAGCTGCTGCAAGATCAACAACACATAGCTCAAAGCTTAGCAAAGCTCTTAGCATGAAGCTTGCTACAAACAAGGACACGAGTCAATTTTACCACTACTGGCAAGAGTTCTTGTACTTCCTTGAGGAGAACTGGAAGCGTATTTGGGTTATGACTCTCTGGCTCTCAATCTGCATTGCCCTCTTCATTTGGAAGTTTATCCAATACCGTAATCGAGCTGTATTCGACATTATGGGTTATTGTGTGACAACTGCAAAAGGTGCTGCAGAGACTCTCAAATTCAATATGGCCCTGGTTCTTTTTCCTGTTTGCCGAAACACAATAACTTGGATTCGGTCCAAGACAAAGATCGGAGCTGTTGTTCCCTTCAATGACAACATAAACTTTCATAAG GTAATAGCAGCAGGTGTTGCAGTAGGCGTTGCTTTGCATGCAGGTGCTCACCTGACATGTGATTTTCCTCGGCTGCTCCATGCAAGTGATGCTGCTTATGAACCTATGAAGCCTTTCTTTGGGGACAAAAGACCGCCAAATTACTGGTGGTTTGTAAAGGGAACTGAAGGGTGGACAGGTGTGGTCATGGTTGTACTTATGACTGTAGCTTTTGTATTGGCCCAACCATGGTTTAGACGTAACAGGCTCAAGGATTCTAATCCCCTCAAGAAAATGACTGGCTTCAATGCCTTCTGGTTTACCCACCACTTGTTCGTTATTGTATATGCACTGCTCGTTGTCCATGGAATCTGCTTATATCTAAGCAGGAAATGGTACAAGAAAACG ACTTGGATGTACCTTGCTGTTCCTGTGCTCTTGTATGTAAGTGAGCGCATTCTTCGGCTATTTAGGAGCCATGATGCAGTTAGGATTCAGAAG GTTGCTGTATATCCAGGGAATGTCTTGGCTCTCTATATGTCCAAACCACCTGGTTTCAGATATCGGAGTGGGCAGTATATCTTCATAAACTGCCGTGCCGTGTCTCCATATGAATG GCACCCATTTTCTATCACTTCAGCACCAGGTGACGATTATCTTAGTGTTCACATTCGCACAAGGGGCGATTGGACTTCACGCCTTAGGACTGTCTTCTCTGAG GCATGCCGACCTCCAACTGACGGAGAAAGTGGACTCCTTCGAGCTGACCTTTCCAAGGGAATTTCTGAAAGCAATGCCAG ATTCCCAAAACTTCTTATTGATGGACCATATGGCGCTCCGGCACAAGATTACCGGGAATATGATGTGCTACTGCTCATTGGACTAGGCATTGGAGCCACTCCGCTGATTAGCATtgtgaaggatgtgcttaacCACATTCAGCAGGGGGGATCTGTTGCAGGCACAGAGCCTGAAGGCAGTGGCAGGACAAAGAAGAGACCATTCATGACAAAGAGGGCCTACTTCTACTGGGTGACGAGAGAAGAGGGATCCTTTGAATGGTTCCGAGGGGTCATGAACGAGGTGGCTGAGAAGGACAAGGATGGAGTGATTGAGCTCCACAACCACTGCTCGAGTGTCTACGAGGAAGGGGATGCACGTTCTGCACTCATTGTCATGCTGCAAGAGCTCCAACATGCAAAGAAGGGAGTGGATATCTTGTCTGGAACTAGCGTCAAGACGCATTTTGCACGGCCTAACTGGCGAAGTGTCTTCAAACATGTCGCAGTGAACCATGAGAACCAACATGTCG GAGTTTTCTACTGTGGGGAGCCTGTGCTGGTGCCGCAGCTACGGCAGCTGTCAGCAGATTTCACCCACAAGACAAATACAAAGTTTGAGTTTCACAAGGAGAACTTCTAG